A section of the Leptospira terpstrae serovar Hualin str. LT 11-33 = ATCC 700639 genome encodes:
- a CDS encoding glycosyltransferase family 39 protein, producing MSLPIFFGIFYFIILTIINTTGGYGIFVDEYYYLACSKRLSWGYVDQPPFSIFLLSLFRIDGNSILFLRFIPAVFAGFSVFLVGNLTQRFSSQRFAIVLPCFATMTMPVLQVIFGFYSMNAIEVFFVVLLVTISIQLKDSPKHWMSLGVVIGLGVMNKHTFVLYVLAVLIPYVWIHFKSVYKNRFFYLGAVIAVVIVLPNLIWQYHYEFPSLEFYKNAYKMKNINLSLFQIIFDQILSVNPATLPLWICGIYFFLKNKEFRYLGIAYLLLLGLFLFFKSSRPDRIASFYPILFAGGSAFILSDLWKKVLLSLILIVGIVLSPVGLPILPLPLLSRYVDILGVVPKIEAGNRTLLPQWFADRLDWQEFYFQVDKSLLSLSQEELKETAIVGNFYGQAGSLEFYKIRIPVISGHNNYYLWLEELKINPKHLVVTSEETAKILEPFFQEKQLIGTYSRQYTMESEIPIYVLKKSRVNIKDTYSLFKFYR from the coding sequence ATGTCATTACCCATATTCTTCGGAATTTTCTATTTCATAATCCTAACAATTATCAATACAACAGGTGGTTATGGAATCTTTGTCGATGAGTATTATTACTTAGCCTGTTCCAAAAGATTGTCCTGGGGTTATGTAGACCAACCACCATTTTCGATTTTTCTTTTAAGTTTATTTCGCATAGATGGAAATTCTATCCTGTTTTTGAGATTTATTCCTGCAGTATTCGCTGGTTTTTCCGTTTTCCTTGTCGGGAATCTTACGCAGAGATTTTCGAGTCAGAGGTTTGCGATTGTTTTACCTTGTTTTGCAACAATGACTATGCCTGTTTTACAAGTAATCTTTGGGTTTTATTCTATGAATGCAATCGAAGTTTTCTTTGTTGTATTGCTCGTTACAATTTCTATTCAGTTGAAGGATTCTCCAAAACATTGGATGAGTTTAGGAGTGGTCATTGGCCTTGGGGTGATGAACAAACATACTTTTGTTTTGTATGTATTGGCAGTTTTGATTCCTTATGTTTGGATACATTTTAAATCAGTTTATAAAAATCGTTTTTTCTATCTGGGTGCGGTAATTGCAGTCGTAATTGTTTTACCTAATTTGATATGGCAATACCATTATGAATTCCCATCGTTGGAGTTTTATAAAAATGCTTATAAAATGAAAAATATTAATTTGAGTTTGTTTCAAATTATATTTGATCAAATCCTTTCAGTGAATCCAGCCACATTGCCTTTATGGATATGCGGAATTTATTTCTTTTTGAAAAATAAAGAATTTCGATATTTAGGAATTGCCTACTTATTATTGTTAGGTTTATTTCTGTTTTTCAAGTCATCCAGACCTGATCGAATAGCTTCTTTCTATCCTATTCTTTTTGCTGGGGGGAGTGCATTCATTTTGTCAGACCTTTGGAAAAAGGTTTTATTAAGTTTAATTCTAATTGTTGGTATAGTCTTATCTCCGGTAGGACTCCCAATTCTACCACTGCCACTTCTTTCTAGATATGTCGATATTTTAGGAGTAGTTCCGAAAATAGAGGCCGGGAATCGAACTCTGCTTCCTCAGTGGTTTGCTGATCGACTCGATTGGCAAGAATTCTATTTTCAAGTAGATAAATCATTGCTTTCTTTGTCACAAGAGGAATTGAAAGAAACAGCCATTGTCGGAAATTTTTATGGTCAAGCAGGTAGTTTGGAATTTTATAAAATACGAATTCCTGTGATTAGTGGGCATAATAATTACTATCTTTGGTTAGAGGAACTTAAAATAAACCCGAAACATCTTGTGGTTACTAGCGAAGAAACAGCAAAAATTTTGGAACCTTTTTTTCAGGAAAAGCAGTTAATTGGAACTTATTCAAGGCAATACACGATGGAAAGTGAAATCCCCATTTATGTTTTAAAAAAGAGTAGAGTGAATATTAAAGATACTTATTCACTTTTTAAATTCTATCGTTAG
- a CDS encoding YkvA family protein, translated as MDENDKLNYIKTNFWKKIKETGKKIPFIKDVIAMYYCLLNENTSLSAKASIVLALLYFISPVDAIPDIILALGYTDDAGVIATTLLIIKSQLKPEHYAKASESLL; from the coding sequence ATGGATGAAAATGATAAACTCAATTACATCAAAACCAATTTTTGGAAAAAAATTAAGGAAACAGGCAAAAAAATTCCCTTCATAAAAGATGTCATTGCAATGTATTATTGCCTACTCAATGAAAATACATCTTTATCGGCGAAAGCATCTATCGTTTTGGCCTTACTATATTTTATCTCTCCCGTTGATGCCATCCCCGATATCATTTTGGCATTAGGATATACAGATGATGCAGGTGTGATTGCGACAACCTTACTCATCATCAAATCTCAATTAAAACCAGAACACTATGCAAAGGCTAGCGAGTCTCTACTTTAA